A stretch of Paludisphaera borealis DNA encodes these proteins:
- a CDS encoding methyl-accepting chemotaxis protein, whose amino-acid sequence MKPESNRPDDAANRPEEVQAPDVAAKKPTRRKAAPSAPAASRTRRSMSQATAALAVDLESEALREARANARALIETTSAIVKADTVDDVVRAALDVARAEFGWAYGSYWKVDPEKHALAFLVESGKIDDEFGRFSRTARFREGEGLNGQAWRQRDLVFADDLSMMRDCSRAPLASRAGVRSGVALPVLIDGRVVGTIDFLSSRTEVLSPDRRDALRIIGQVVSDKISKLDRQLELTRIMQMVENAPVNMMYADMDMLIQYINPCARRTLQKMESHLPMKVDQMIGHSIDMFHKNPDHQRRLVADPRNLPRTAMIQVGPEQFELTICAMNDRDGRYIGPMVTWVVVTEQLEAKAREEEQLANASAINQLLMALGRAASTGEVVSSALNSVREAFGWSYGSFWEVNPSDQTLRWSADSGSVADDFRRVSADSRFREGEGLNGQAWQARDLIFVPDIGEMKGCSRAPVAKRGGLKSGVCFPVLLGGRVIGTMDFFTEERITPSASRLDALRNVGRMVSGALERVDQQTRIDQAKRELEARVKELMNVARAAAEGDLTIAVAHQGDDDMGRLGQALTRMIADLKNVIGEVVESASQFAEGSRVVAESSSYLSESAQNQAATVEQMSASIQQLSRSILDINQNAGAATGLAEKTSHLAKQGGESVEQAIEAMVLIKKSSEQVSDIIQVISEIASQTNLLALNAAIEAARAGEHGLGFAVVADEVRKLAERSSAAAKEITALIKESTRRVADGAQLSEKAGESLARIVQGVEETAGSIAKIAQATREQSIASNEVDKAIQNVSSLTETNASSSEELSASAEELGAQAASLKHVISGFKV is encoded by the coding sequence ATGAAACCCGAATCGAACCGACCGGACGACGCCGCGAATCGCCCCGAGGAGGTCCAGGCGCCGGACGTCGCGGCGAAAAAACCGACGAGGCGGAAGGCCGCGCCCTCCGCGCCGGCGGCCTCTCGGACGAGGCGGTCGATGTCGCAGGCGACGGCGGCCTTGGCCGTGGACCTGGAATCCGAGGCGTTGCGCGAGGCCCGCGCCAACGCCCGGGCCTTGATCGAGACCACGTCGGCCATCGTCAAGGCCGACACAGTCGACGACGTCGTCCGCGCGGCTCTCGACGTCGCCCGCGCCGAGTTCGGCTGGGCCTACGGCTCGTACTGGAAGGTCGACCCCGAGAAGCACGCGCTGGCGTTCCTGGTCGAGTCGGGGAAGATCGACGACGAGTTCGGGCGGTTCTCGCGCACCGCCCGATTCCGCGAGGGGGAGGGGCTCAACGGTCAGGCCTGGCGGCAGCGCGACCTGGTGTTCGCCGACGACCTCTCCATGATGCGCGATTGCAGCCGGGCGCCGCTGGCCAGCCGCGCGGGCGTCCGTTCCGGCGTCGCCCTGCCGGTCCTGATCGACGGCCGGGTCGTGGGGACGATCGACTTCCTGTCGAGCCGGACCGAGGTCCTCAGCCCGGACCGCCGCGACGCGCTGCGGATCATCGGCCAGGTCGTCTCGGACAAGATCTCGAAGCTCGACCGTCAGCTCGAGCTGACGCGGATCATGCAGATGGTCGAGAACGCGCCGGTGAACATGATGTACGCCGACATGGACATGTTGATCCAGTACATCAACCCGTGCGCCCGCCGCACGCTGCAGAAGATGGAATCGCATCTGCCGATGAAGGTCGATCAGATGATCGGCCACTCGATCGACATGTTCCACAAGAACCCCGATCATCAACGGCGGCTGGTGGCCGACCCGCGCAACCTGCCGCGGACGGCGATGATCCAGGTCGGGCCCGAGCAGTTCGAGCTGACCATCTGCGCGATGAACGACCGCGACGGCCGCTACATCGGGCCGATGGTGACCTGGGTGGTGGTGACCGAGCAACTGGAGGCCAAGGCGCGCGAGGAGGAGCAGCTCGCCAACGCCTCGGCGATCAATCAATTGCTGATGGCTCTGGGACGCGCGGCCAGCACCGGCGAGGTGGTCTCCTCGGCCCTGAACTCGGTCCGCGAGGCGTTCGGCTGGTCGTACGGCTCGTTCTGGGAAGTCAACCCGTCGGACCAGACGCTCCGCTGGAGCGCCGACTCGGGATCGGTGGCCGACGACTTCCGCCGGGTGTCGGCCGACTCGCGGTTCCGCGAGGGGGAGGGGCTCAACGGCCAGGCCTGGCAGGCGCGCGACCTGATCTTCGTGCCCGACATCGGCGAGATGAAGGGCTGCTCGCGCGCCCCGGTCGCCAAGCGCGGCGGCCTGAAGTCGGGCGTCTGCTTCCCGGTGTTGCTCGGCGGCCGCGTGATCGGCACGATGGACTTCTTCACCGAGGAGCGGATCACTCCCTCGGCCAGCCGTCTCGACGCCCTGCGGAACGTGGGCCGTATGGTCTCCGGCGCGCTCGAGCGGGTGGACCAGCAGACCCGGATCGACCAGGCCAAGCGCGAGCTCGAGGCGCGGGTCAAGGAGCTGATGAACGTGGCGCGGGCCGCCGCCGAGGGGGACCTGACCATCGCGGTCGCCCACCAGGGCGACGACGACATGGGCCGGCTGGGCCAGGCGCTGACCCGGATGATCGCCGACCTGAAGAACGTGATCGGCGAGGTCGTCGAGTCGGCCAGCCAGTTCGCCGAGGGGTCGCGGGTGGTCGCCGAGAGTTCCAGCTACCTGAGCGAGTCGGCCCAGAACCAGGCGGCGACGGTCGAGCAGATGTCGGCGTCGATCCAGCAGCTCTCGCGGTCGATCCTCGACATCAACCAGAACGCCGGCGCGGCCACGGGTCTGGCCGAGAAGACCTCGCACCTGGCGAAGCAGGGGGGCGAGTCGGTCGAGCAGGCGATCGAGGCGATGGTGCTCATCAAGAAGTCGAGCGAGCAGGTCAGCGACATCATCCAGGTCATCAGCGAGATCGCCAGCCAGACCAACCTGCTGGCCCTGAACGCGGCCATCGAGGCGGCCCGCGCCGGCGAGCACGGGCTGGGCTTCGCGGTGGTCGCCGACGAGGTCCGCAAGCTCGCCGAACGGTCGAGCGCCGCCGCCAAGGAGATCACCGCGCTGATCAAGGAGTCGACCCGCCGCGTCGCCGACGGCGCCCAGCTCTCCGAGAAGGCCGGCGAGTCGCTGGCGCGGATCGTCCAGGGGGTCGAGGAGACGGCCGGCAGCATCGCCAAGATCGCCCAGGCCACCCGCGAGCAATCCATCGCCTCCAACGAGGTCGACAAGGCCATCCAGAACGTCTCCAGCCTCACCGAGACCAACGCCTCCAGCTCCGAGGAACTCTCCGCCTCCGCCGAGGAACTCGGCGCCCAGGCCGCCAGCCTCAAACACGTGATCTCCGGGTTCAAGGTCTGA
- the hemA gene encoding glutamyl-tRNA reductase codes for MRLVALGVDHRSAPTTVREALAFNDDRAGGGLDALARTFPGNEFVILSTCNRVELYAGGPDDAAPEVDALTEFLVDFHNIKPDLFAGHLVSYHDEGAVGHLFRVAASLESLVLGEGQILGQVREAYRAAVDRKTAGPIFHSVFQSALRVGKLVREKTGMDQGKLSVASVAVDLAREVFDTFTDKTVLVVGAGKMADLTLQHLKGLKPGRIVITNRSPERAQAAAERWGGGSPRSSSSASRWSRPTW; via the coding sequence GTGAGGCTGGTGGCCCTTGGGGTCGATCATCGCTCGGCGCCGACGACGGTGCGCGAGGCGCTCGCGTTCAACGACGACCGCGCCGGCGGCGGCCTCGACGCGCTGGCGCGGACGTTCCCCGGCAACGAGTTCGTGATCCTCTCGACCTGCAACCGGGTCGAGTTGTACGCCGGCGGGCCCGACGACGCCGCGCCCGAGGTCGACGCCCTCACCGAGTTCCTGGTCGACTTCCACAACATCAAGCCCGACCTGTTCGCCGGCCACCTGGTCAGCTACCACGACGAAGGAGCCGTCGGCCACCTGTTCCGGGTCGCCGCCAGCCTCGAAAGCCTGGTGCTCGGCGAAGGCCAGATCCTCGGCCAGGTCCGCGAAGCCTACCGCGCGGCCGTCGACCGCAAAACCGCCGGGCCGATCTTCCACTCGGTCTTCCAGTCGGCCCTCCGCGTCGGCAAGCTCGTCCGCGAGAAGACCGGCATGGACCAGGGCAAGCTCTCCGTCGCCAGCGTCGCCGTCGACCTGGCCCGCGAAGTTTTCGACACGTTCACGGATAAAACCGTCCTGGTGGTCGGCGCGGGCAAGATGGCCGACCTGACGCTCCAGCACCTGAAGGGGCTGAAGCCCGGCCGGATCGTGATCACGAACCGGAGCCCGGAGCGGGCCCAGGCCGCCGCCGAGCGGTGGGGGGGCGGGTCGCCCCGTTCGAGCAGCTCGGCCAGTCGTTGGTCGAGGCCGACCTGGTGA
- a CDS encoding protein-glutamate methylesterase/protein-glutamine glutaminase codes for MSDREPEPDSPPKRPDGSGPVRVLVVDDSALMRRLLTDLLSAAPGIEVVGTARDGREAVLKTAQLKPDVVTLDVEMPEISGLDALPAILAVHPVPVVMVSALTQEGAEVTLRALELGAVDFLPKPTKNQLAEMRAASDLLVAKVLDAAQSRVLGNRRAASSSRPARSAASPSSPSTSTPTVDGVVVIGISTGGPQALARVIPLLQPPSPPIVIVQHMPAQFTRVFADRLGRGSAVTVKEAAEGDLLIANRVLVAPGGRQLTLTGVPPRVRIALSDPSEPPVSGHRPSVDVLFKSAAKVYQGATVGVIMTGMGRDGVDGCKAILAAGGLTLGQDEETSVIYGMNKAAFLESAVAAQFPLDDLAAILQNLAAFREDHARTR; via the coding sequence TTGTCCGACCGTGAACCCGAGCCGGATTCCCCTCCGAAGCGCCCCGACGGGTCGGGGCCGGTGCGCGTCCTGGTGGTCGACGATTCGGCCTTGATGCGGCGGCTGCTCACCGACCTGCTGAGCGCGGCGCCGGGGATCGAGGTGGTCGGCACGGCCCGCGACGGCCGCGAGGCGGTCTTGAAGACGGCCCAGCTCAAGCCCGACGTGGTCACGCTCGACGTCGAGATGCCCGAGATCTCGGGGCTCGACGCCTTGCCGGCGATCCTGGCCGTCCACCCGGTCCCCGTCGTCATGGTCAGCGCTCTGACCCAGGAAGGCGCCGAGGTCACCCTCCGGGCGCTCGAACTCGGTGCCGTCGACTTCCTGCCCAAGCCCACCAAGAACCAACTCGCCGAGATGCGGGCCGCCAGCGACCTGCTCGTCGCCAAGGTCCTCGACGCCGCCCAGAGCCGCGTGCTCGGCAACCGCCGCGCCGCGTCGTCGTCGCGGCCGGCTCGCTCGGCGGCTTCTCCTTCATCTCCATCGACATCGACGCCCACGGTCGACGGCGTGGTAGTGATCGGGATCTCGACGGGGGGGCCGCAGGCGCTCGCGCGGGTGATCCCGCTGCTCCAGCCGCCGTCGCCGCCGATCGTGATCGTCCAGCACATGCCCGCGCAGTTCACCCGGGTCTTCGCCGACCGGCTCGGCCGGGGTTCGGCCGTGACGGTCAAGGAGGCGGCCGAGGGGGACCTCCTCATCGCCAACCGCGTCCTGGTCGCCCCCGGAGGACGGCAGTTGACCCTCACCGGCGTTCCCCCGCGCGTCCGGATCGCGCTCTCCGACCCGAGCGAGCCCCCCGTCAGCGGGCACAGGCCGTCGGTCGACGTGCTATTCAAGTCGGCCGCGAAAGTCTACCAGGGGGCGACGGTCGGCGTGATCATGACCGGCATGGGCCGCGACGGCGTCGACGGCTGCAAGGCGATCCTCGCCGCCGGCGGCCTCACCCTCGGCCAGGACGAGGAGACCTCCGTCATCTACGGCATGAACAAAGCCGCCTTCCTCGAATCCGCCGTCGCCGCCCAGTTCCCTCTCGACGACCTCGCCGCCATCCTCCAGAACCTCGCCGCATTCCGCGAAGACCACGCCCGAACCCGGTAG
- a CDS encoding RNA polymerase sigma factor, whose product MAARMNGETLRWLDALNREGSMTGMSDGQLLERFLASPGPTGEAAFEAIVRRHGPLVLGLCRGVLRDDHDADDAFQATFLVLARRAATVHDRDRLATWLGRVARRIALRAREEAARRNALEGRRGDLDAETTDAPTAALVAVETAALVRAEVDRLPEPDRLLMRLTYWQGRSYEEAADMVSRPIGTVRSRLARARERLRDRLSRLGLASTAPAAMTSPSDALIVQTVRAASRYAGATKAAAPAGAVPAAVAALVEGEFTMTTTFFWKSITAALLAGGAMTAGAMSLARRPPEPTPAAPVARPASEAKKAEAKPLLANGGFEEGEKDAPKGWSQGAKIPGVEYIWSRDAAHGGKASLGLKKTAQRYFPIAEWSQKIKREGDAPRLKVSAWIKAEKAGKAILDARFIDGDGKATHAWVSYIGAKEAGDPPVTHDWKRYEGVVAIPPGTKQIVVAPQIYGPGTVWFDDLKAEYTNDPAIDPTGP is encoded by the coding sequence ATGGCGGCTCGAATGAACGGCGAAACGCTTCGCTGGCTCGACGCCCTCAACCGCGAGGGGTCGATGACCGGGATGAGCGACGGCCAGTTGCTGGAACGATTCCTGGCATCGCCCGGCCCGACGGGCGAGGCGGCGTTCGAGGCGATCGTCAGGCGGCACGGGCCGCTGGTCTTGGGACTCTGCCGGGGGGTGCTGCGAGACGACCACGACGCCGACGACGCCTTCCAGGCGACGTTCCTCGTCCTGGCCCGCCGCGCGGCGACCGTCCACGACCGCGACCGCCTCGCCACATGGCTGGGCCGCGTGGCCCGCCGCATCGCCCTGCGGGCGCGCGAGGAAGCCGCGCGCCGCAACGCCCTCGAAGGGCGACGGGGCGACCTCGACGCGGAGACGACAGATGCCCCCACCGCCGCCCTCGTCGCCGTCGAGACCGCGGCGCTCGTCCGCGCCGAGGTCGACCGCCTCCCCGAGCCCGATCGCCTGCTGATGCGGCTGACCTACTGGCAGGGCAGGAGCTACGAGGAAGCGGCCGACATGGTCTCACGACCGATCGGGACGGTTCGCAGCCGCCTCGCCCGCGCCCGGGAGCGTCTGCGGGACAGGCTGTCGCGCCTCGGCCTGGCGTCGACCGCGCCGGCGGCGATGACCTCGCCGTCCGATGCGCTGATCGTGCAGACCGTCCGCGCCGCGTCGCGGTACGCGGGCGCGACCAAAGCGGCGGCCCCGGCCGGGGCGGTCCCGGCGGCGGTGGCCGCGCTCGTTGAAGGAGAGTTCACGATGACGACGACGTTCTTCTGGAAGTCGATCACCGCCGCCCTGCTTGCCGGCGGGGCCATGACCGCGGGCGCCATGTCGCTCGCCCGGCGCCCCCCCGAACCGACGCCGGCCGCCCCGGTCGCCCGGCCCGCGTCCGAAGCGAAGAAGGCCGAGGCCAAGCCGCTGCTCGCGAACGGCGGCTTCGAAGAAGGCGAGAAGGACGCCCCCAAGGGTTGGTCGCAAGGGGCCAAGATCCCCGGCGTCGAGTACATCTGGAGCCGCGACGCGGCCCACGGCGGTAAGGCGAGCCTCGGCCTGAAGAAGACCGCCCAGCGCTACTTCCCCATCGCCGAGTGGTCCCAGAAGATCAAACGCGAAGGCGATGCGCCCCGGCTGAAGGTCTCGGCCTGGATCAAGGCCGAGAAGGCCGGCAAGGCGATCCTCGACGCCCGGTTCATCGACGGCGACGGCAAGGCGACCCACGCCTGGGTCTCGTATATCGGTGCCAAAGAGGCCGGCGATCCGCCGGTCACCCACGACTGGAAGCGGTACGAGGGGGTCGTCGCCATCCCGCCCGGGACCAAGCAGATCGTCGTCGCCCCGCAAATCTACGGCCCCGGAACCGTCTGGTTCGACGACCTCAAGGCCGAGTATACCAACGACCCCGCCATCGACCCGACCGGGCCGTAA
- a CDS encoding tetratricopeptide repeat protein, which produces MSRSILVAACLLATHGAAARAQQPAAPDPLVGKQVVIRHGAALQVDGKKPVRGGEPNEFRIYRVERADGPRLRLVDEGAGVKGSIPAADAIPLDQAVEYISGLIRAKPDASALHLWRGRVCDARNEYDKAVADFSEAIRIDPRSSSAYVGRGNVENKKKEYDKAVADYGEAIKLDPDDAAAYYNRGHVRAFVNMDYDKAVADFSEVIRLEPAYTAAYVGRGIAWSEKKEYDKAIADYDQAIRIDPGDATAYVARGDAWYVKDDYDRAIADYDGALRLDAGCAAAFEGRGNAWLAKEDSDKAIAEYNQAIRIDPGDATAYVARGNAWHGKDQYDKAVADYGEAIKLDPTYAIAYYDRALAWQAGKEDDKVIADCTESIKLDPGFADAYNLRGDAWYVKKDYDKAIADYDEAIKLDPGEARRHEARAAAWFFKKDYDKSAADYTEAVRIDPAHPQAYASRGTVWQVKKEYDKAIDDYDDAVRLDPKYAQAYAGRGAVWQVKKEYDKAIADYDDAVRLDPKYAVAYARRGDSWYAKREYDKAIADYDEVLRINPTYAIAHYGRGRAWFEKKEYDKAVDDYGESIRLVPNDAKAYLARGNAWQVKKEYDKAIDDYTDAVRLDPANAVAYSNRAIARRAKNQDDEALDDANEAVRVGPACALALYNRGTAWSEKQEYDKAISDLDEAIRLDPGYADAYHNRGSAWYAKEEHDKAIADYDESIRLAPGESLAYFNRGNAWSAKEDCEKAAADYTEAVKLDPGFSAAYLARGNAWCVMKDYGKSVDDYNEVVKLDPASSYGYAARAWIWATAADADLRDGKRAVESATRGCELDNWKIPGHICILAAALAEAGDFAEAVKRQEQAISALPADDPEQESYRTYLDLFRAGKPYHQ; this is translated from the coding sequence GTGTCCCGGTCGATTCTCGTCGCGGCCTGCCTCCTGGCGACGCACGGCGCCGCCGCCCGCGCCCAGCAGCCCGCCGCGCCCGACCCCTTGGTCGGCAAGCAGGTCGTCATTCGACACGGAGCCGCTCTCCAGGTCGACGGCAAGAAGCCGGTTCGGGGGGGCGAACCGAACGAGTTCCGCATCTACCGGGTCGAGCGAGCCGACGGCCCTCGGCTCCGGCTTGTCGACGAGGGCGCCGGCGTCAAGGGTTCGATCCCGGCCGCCGACGCCATCCCCCTGGATCAGGCCGTCGAGTACATCTCCGGCCTGATCCGCGCCAAACCGGACGCCTCGGCGCTTCACCTCTGGCGCGGCCGCGTCTGCGACGCCCGCAACGAGTACGACAAGGCCGTCGCAGACTTCAGCGAGGCGATCCGAATCGATCCGCGCAGCTCCTCCGCCTACGTGGGCCGCGGAAACGTCGAGAACAAGAAAAAGGAATACGACAAGGCCGTCGCAGACTACGGCGAGGCGATCAAGCTCGATCCTGACGACGCGGCCGCCTACTACAACCGCGGACACGTCCGCGCCTTTGTCAACATGGACTATGACAAGGCCGTAGCCGACTTCAGCGAGGTCATTCGTCTCGAACCCGCGTACACGGCTGCCTATGTGGGCCGCGGCATCGCCTGGAGCGAGAAGAAAGAGTACGACAAGGCCATCGCCGACTACGACCAGGCCATAAGGATCGATCCCGGTGATGCGACCGCGTACGTCGCACGAGGCGACGCCTGGTACGTCAAGGATGACTATGATAGAGCCATTGCCGACTACGACGGGGCGCTGCGGCTCGACGCGGGCTGTGCGGCCGCCTTCGAGGGCCGCGGCAACGCCTGGCTCGCCAAGGAGGATAGCGACAAGGCCATCGCCGAGTACAACCAGGCCATAAGGATCGATCCCGGTGATGCGACCGCGTACGTCGCACGAGGCAACGCGTGGCATGGCAAGGATCAATACGACAAGGCCGTCGCCGACTACGGCGAAGCGATCAAGCTCGATCCGACCTACGCGATCGCTTATTACGACCGCGCCCTCGCCTGGCAGGCCGGCAAGGAAGACGACAAAGTCATCGCCGACTGCACCGAGTCGATCAAGCTCGATCCGGGATTCGCGGACGCCTACAACCTCCGGGGCGACGCCTGGTACGTCAAGAAGGACTACGACAAGGCGATCGCCGACTACGACGAGGCGATCAAGCTCGATCCGGGTGAAGCTCGCCGCCACGAAGCCCGCGCCGCCGCCTGGTTTTTCAAGAAGGACTATGACAAGTCGGCCGCCGACTACACCGAGGCCGTACGCATCGATCCGGCGCACCCACAAGCTTATGCCAGCCGCGGCACCGTCTGGCAAGTTAAGAAGGAGTACGACAAGGCCATCGACGACTACGACGACGCCGTCCGACTCGACCCGAAGTACGCACAAGCTTATGCCGGCCGCGGCGCCGTCTGGCAAGTTAAGAAGGAGTACGACAAGGCCATCGCCGACTACGACGACGCCGTCCGACTCGACCCGAAGTACGCAGTCGCATACGCTCGCCGCGGCGATTCCTGGTACGCCAAGAGGGAGTACGACAAAGCCATCGCCGACTACGACGAAGTCCTCCGGATCAATCCCACCTACGCAATCGCCCACTACGGCCGCGGCCGCGCCTGGTTCGAGAAGAAGGAATACGACAAGGCCGTCGACGACTACGGCGAATCCATCCGGCTCGTCCCGAACGATGCAAAGGCCTATCTGGCCCGAGGCAACGCCTGGCAAGTTAAGAAGGAGTACGACAAGGCCATCGACGATTACACCGACGCCGTCCGACTCGACCCGGCCAACGCGGTCGCCTACAGCAATCGCGCTATCGCCAGACGCGCCAAGAATCAGGACGACGAGGCCCTCGACGACGCTAACGAGGCCGTACGGGTCGGCCCGGCATGCGCACTCGCCTTATACAACCGCGGCACGGCATGGAGCGAAAAGCAGGAATACGACAAAGCCATCTCCGATCTCGACGAGGCGATACGACTCGATCCGGGGTATGCGGATGCTTACCACAACCGCGGCAGCGCCTGGTATGCCAAGGAGGAGCACGACAAGGCCATCGCCGACTACGACGAATCGATACGGCTTGCTCCTGGCGAGTCGCTCGCCTACTTCAACCGGGGCAACGCCTGGAGCGCCAAGGAGGATTGCGAAAAGGCCGCAGCCGACTATACCGAGGCCGTCAAGCTCGATCCGGGATTCTCGGCCGCCTACCTCGCTCGCGGCAACGCCTGGTGCGTTATGAAGGATTATGGCAAGTCCGTCGACGACTACAACGAGGTCGTGAAGCTCGATCCGGCGTCCTCGTACGGCTACGCGGCGCGTGCCTGGATCTGGGCCACCGCGGCCGACGCCGACCTCCGCGACGGCAAGCGCGCCGTCGAATCCGCCACGCGCGGTTGCGAACTCGACAACTGGAAAATCCCCGGCCACATCTGCATCCTCGCCGCCGCCCTCGCCGAGGCGGGCGATTTCGCCGAAGCGGTGAAGCGGCAGGAACAAGCCATCAGCGCACTGCCGGCCGACGACCCGGAGCAGGAGTCGTACCGGACCTACCTCGATCTCTTCCGCGCGGGCAAGCCGTACCACCAGTGA
- a CDS encoding chemotaxis protein CheW — protein MFSEPRPPQGPDRGETPVLQFVGFRLADEDYAIAITKIQEIILMKPITRLPQSPPFIEGLINLRGSVIPIVNLRKRFGLVARELDEETRTIVVNVHDKTVGCIVDAVTQVMRINRDQIQPPPLGVAAGAYQYLAGLARLDDRLLILLDIEKVFQPEETAAAVP, from the coding sequence ATGTTTTCGGAACCTCGACCACCTCAGGGCCCTGATCGCGGCGAGACTCCGGTGCTCCAGTTCGTGGGGTTCCGGCTCGCCGACGAAGACTACGCGATCGCGATCACGAAGATCCAGGAGATCATCCTGATGAAGCCGATCACCCGGCTTCCGCAATCGCCGCCGTTCATCGAGGGACTCATCAACCTGCGCGGGTCGGTGATCCCGATCGTCAACCTGCGGAAGCGGTTCGGTCTGGTCGCGCGTGAGCTGGACGAGGAGACCCGGACGATCGTGGTGAACGTCCACGACAAGACGGTCGGGTGCATCGTCGACGCCGTGACCCAGGTGATGCGGATCAACCGCGACCAGATCCAGCCGCCGCCGCTGGGGGTGGCCGCCGGCGCGTACCAGTACCTCGCCGGCCTAGCCCGGCTCGACGATCGGCTGCTCATCCTGCTCGACATCGAGAAGGTGTTCCAGCCCGAGGAGACGGCCGCCGCAGTCCCCTAA
- a CDS encoding cytochrome C assembly family protein, whose translation MDRLKILCFAGTYGLALAAELARVVVRNPLRWHLTVGLTFLGWCVQTAFLANLAATSPTGLPVNSAFESAITLSWVVALIGLYLMVQWPRKVAVGVFVLPLVLGLIVAAGWFAPRSSEWLDWAGGGMIAFWGAVHGIFLLAGAVCTCLAFASGLMYLAQMNRLKSKKSWQFGFSLPSLEQSERVNRGAIVAAFPLLTFGLLIGVLLSVVEARTSAVAAAHAISWSDPKVLSALGMWLVFAALLHARFRPSMRGRTVMVLTIVAFGFLVFTWFGAEILRLPTAHGASRTAGRVP comes from the coding sequence ATGGACCGGCTCAAGATCCTGTGTTTCGCCGGGACGTACGGACTGGCGCTGGCGGCCGAGCTGGCGCGGGTGGTGGTTCGCAATCCGCTCCGATGGCACCTGACGGTGGGCCTGACGTTCCTCGGCTGGTGCGTGCAGACGGCCTTCCTGGCGAACCTGGCGGCGACCAGCCCGACCGGCCTGCCGGTGAACTCGGCCTTCGAGTCGGCGATCACGCTGTCGTGGGTCGTCGCCCTGATCGGGCTCTACCTGATGGTGCAGTGGCCGCGCAAGGTGGCGGTGGGGGTGTTCGTGCTCCCGCTGGTCCTCGGCCTGATCGTGGCGGCCGGCTGGTTCGCCCCCCGGTCGTCGGAATGGCTCGACTGGGCCGGCGGCGGAATGATCGCCTTCTGGGGCGCGGTGCACGGGATCTTCTTGCTCGCCGGCGCGGTCTGCACCTGCCTGGCGTTCGCGTCGGGCCTCATGTACCTGGCTCAGATGAATCGCCTCAAGTCCAAGAAATCGTGGCAGTTCGGGTTCTCGCTGCCGAGCCTTGAGCAGTCCGAGCGGGTGAACCGAGGCGCGATCGTGGCGGCGTTCCCGCTGCTGACGTTCGGGCTCTTGATCGGCGTCTTGCTGAGCGTGGTGGAGGCGCGGACGTCGGCCGTCGCGGCAGCCCACGCGATCTCGTGGAGCGATCCCAAGGTCTTGAGCGCCTTGGGGATGTGGCTGGTATTCGCGGCTCTGTTGCACGCGCGGTTTCGACCGTCGATGAGGGGACGGACGGTGATGGTGCTGACGATCGTAGCCTTCGGTTTCTTGGTGTTCACCTGGTTCGGAGCCGAGATTCTGCGACTCCCCACGGCCCACGGCGCCTCGCGGACGGCGGGGAGGGTTCCGTGA
- a CDS encoding CheR family methyltransferase, translating to MTLTELTDDEFARFLALIYRASGIRIAETKRVLVSNRVRRRLRATGIETFAAYYAFLTSPAGAGEMPAFLDAVTTNETYFFRDQPHYDWLGDELIPGLLSEAAAHRRPRSLRIWSAACSTGEEPYSIALKLADHRAALLGWRLSVLGTDLSGAALIAARGAVYEERALQRVDAETRKKRFDEDADGKRWTLKPDVRSLVAFRSHNLLKPVDAEPFDCVFLKNVLIYFDANSKRTVVDNVLGSMAKGGFLVTGPTEGIHGMLGSLARIKPWLYQRTA from the coding sequence ATGACCCTCACTGAACTGACCGACGACGAGTTCGCCAGGTTTCTCGCCCTGATCTACCGGGCCTCGGGAATCCGGATCGCCGAGACCAAGCGGGTGCTGGTCTCGAACCGGGTTCGGCGTCGGCTGCGGGCGACGGGGATCGAGACGTTCGCCGCGTATTACGCCTTTTTGACCTCTCCCGCGGGGGCCGGCGAGATGCCCGCGTTCCTGGACGCCGTCACCACCAACGAGACGTATTTCTTCCGCGACCAGCCGCATTACGACTGGCTCGGCGACGAGCTGATCCCCGGCCTGTTGAGCGAGGCCGCCGCCCACCGCCGCCCGCGCAGCCTGCGGATCTGGTCGGCGGCGTGCAGCACCGGCGAGGAGCCGTATTCGATCGCGCTCAAGCTGGCCGACCACCGCGCCGCGCTCCTGGGATGGCGGCTGAGCGTGCTCGGCACCGACCTCAGCGGCGCGGCCCTGATCGCGGCCAGGGGGGCCGTCTACGAGGAGCGGGCCCTCCAGCGGGTCGACGCCGAGACCCGCAAGAAGCGGTTCGACGAAGACGCCGACGGCAAGCGATGGACCCTCAAGCCCGACGTCCGATCGCTCGTCGCGTTCCGATCGCACAACCTGCTGAAGCCGGTCGACGCCGAGCCGTTCGACTGCGTCTTTCTTAAAAACGTCCTCATCTATTTTGATGCGAATTCGAAGCGGACCGTCGTCGACAACGTGCTCGGCTCGATGGCCAAGGGGGGGTTCCTCGTGACCGGGCCCACCGAGGGGATTCACGGGATGCTGGGCTCGCTCGCCCGGATCAAGCCCTGGCTCTACCAGCGGACCGCCTGA